Proteins from a genomic interval of Ciona intestinalis chromosome 9, KH, whole genome shotgun sequence:
- the LOC108949775 gene encoding poly [ADP-ribose] polymerase 14, with amino-acid sequence MAEGSSARVEVKNVPPGINDFKLTTQLKQSVGNDSIKIDKKKDNDGNKVFEIVFPNFRDAKSFVHRGINVRFGGKEWKLEVNLVEGHAPKASPTNTEDAFLNAMEPDIVVDDANAPYTWSSLVEQYGRMPIAPGTKCVIVRENNSDDFTPQSLNLYFQNKKRSGGDKIKNMIKMVDGMLIQYEDNAVAEVVAKKQHSLANKDILTYLRTVPSLSDKILMLDNIPKDEGTEETLRLLLENCDDPEYRSPSLITRGENPAQCMAIYEEPMDMERLASKVRQKLLEGQQLKAHLLPGTNCIKICGEIKSLSNDAIRLNMENFRRSKGGEVTLVQRCGDNIALVCFAECYVAERVVQSWSDQQMVISKVPVTVSLYYHCFSKLHLYVGSNKASLVSEQSEGEIDEQHREGGKQVFRYTPKCPEVVEYLKHNQEQFDKFEKVLEGMADVKCEFKDQKLCGIIVTPKEDQKSQSEVEKKYNVALDSFFAQFTMLEAHFDETKLADLRKRNNWKAKDKYVTLKSSGENIKVLLRWIPPIVQIIGSVENVENARQILVNLTHAESQVMSLKERIFRAVVETGCLEEMKQIYPHLSITPEYDSHQLKLFGTQEDISAGKMQIYQFAQNIEEDVLKKLGKHQRQYLLMQLQHESTNTNSINIRALVQAKFQEKKIKASISLKNNDEVVLSYFHENEHKNAISTLETLISSRSVKLTDREMDAINTKEWKRMEENICATGSRSIFMDDKHVIIAGVASTLDEARTELMNCIDENCVREVEIKSTKLRLRVFMEFDDIVKQQLQGIKYNVTTLDDGSMNGVHIEGNKAQVEKADPLVRDRLKGYVQMSPLVLRDPGIPEYFKTTKAKKFVEQTERDTKCCIVLNASEDEVSKKVAATPVVIPTSAKPKACVQLPKSNVNIRVFKADITEHKCGAFINASNDMLELREGGVSGNILHKGGASIKGELDKLRQQNIGMFLPGDVRSTTSGSLRNCKRIIHVVGPDWKKSSHSNNCNYLKACVHGALVEADKHKLASVAIPAVSCGIYGGVPSVCIRLIVETIQQYFTGNKSKVTMVDLIENSKDDVINCFMEEVKKYPASNTDQQEEQSYTQAAPHSSKSSKKKKAQSAHSDNTRIGSLNVELCNGDITQDSSDVIVNSTNSNFDLRNGKVSPQILKKGGNVISQQCTQNNHPLNKPNMRITDGGKLKCKQIIHVVVPVNQMQIEQVVSLILETVDALHKSVVALPAIGTGNLNISPSKVAQYIRTGIVYYTANHNPSHLKTVKVVVFQQNMMQDFHTELFRPWSPTQGTNASTSEEPGILQKGVNYMKSMLYGGSSKESSVDLEEFGNSVSITFCATEKSNVNEAQQAITAHVQEVTDVCFIDDDVIGKLGEEERKEIKDLEKNLNVKITNSSTKHLKRLVIKGLHEKTLQAKIECMGIIREFQEAENVSQYVTWEYVGQNKGMVGFSKKANLQLENTFKTDSSSKCTVSLGKGKQMTVTFKDMTGKFINSGHTTEIMRRNKSEESLPSHWSPMGDKHLDKVLVPVNTSEYQRVMTQYGAGGKFHNTVISLERIQHTSQYKQFVAKKQEVTNKMTASGIINQQPAVRELYHGTSADVASKIFTQGFDRGFAGSANAHAYGKGVYFALNGQYSHGYARPDANQHRRMFLADVVTGEYCVGTSNLITPPVKPNSSSKADLYDSVVNSLNTPSIYVVFKDASAYPKYLLTYT; translated from the exons ATGGCTGAAGGTAGTTCAGCACGAGTCGAGGTGAAAAATGTCCCTCCAGGCATTAATGATTTCAAGTTGACAACTCAGCTCAAGCAATCAGTAGGAAATGATTCAATTAAGATCGATAAAAAGAAAGATAACGATGGGAACAAAGTTTTTGAAATCGTGTTTCCTAATTTTCGAG ATGCTAAATCTTTTGTTCACCGCGGCATCAATGTTAGGTTTGGTGGAAAAGAATGGAAATTAGAAGTCAACCTTGTAGAAGGTCATGCACCAAAGGCCAGTCCAAccaacactgaggatg ccTTTTTAAACGCAATGGAACCTGATATTGTGGTGGATGATGCCAATGCACCTTACACATGGTCTTCATTGGTAGAACAATATGGAAGAATGCCGATAGCTCCTGGAACAAA GTGTGTGATTGTGCGTGAAAATAACAGCGACGACTTTACTCCGCAATCGCTTAACttatatttccaaaataaaaaGCGTTCAGGAGGTGACAAGATcaaaaacatgataaaaatgGTGGATGGAATGCTCATACAATATGAGGATAATGCAG TTGCTGAAGTTGTGGCAAAGAAACAACATAGTCTAGCAAACAAAGACATCCTGACCTATCTTCGTACTGTACCAAGCCTAAGTGACAAAATTCTTATGCTTGat AACATCCCCAAAGACGAGGGCACAGAAGAAACTCTGCGGCTGCTGTTGGAAAACTGTGATGATCCAGAATATCGCAGCCCCTCATTAATAACTAGAGGAGAAAATCCTGCGCAGTGTATGGCGATATATGAAGAACCAATGG ACATGGAAAGACTGGCAAGTAAGGTTCGGCAAAAACTACTTGAAGGTCAACAGCTCAAA GCACACCTTCTCCCTGGCACCAACTGCATAAAAATTTGCGGGGAAATAAAATCTCTGAGTAATGATGCAATTCGACTGAACATGGAGAATTTTAGACGATCAAAAGGTGGAGAAGTGACCCTTGTTCAAAGATGTGGGGACAATATTGCTCTCGTCTGCTTTGCAGAGTGCTATG TGGCAGAACGTGTTGTCCAGAGTTGGTCTGATCAACAAATGGTTATCAGTAAAGTACCTGTCACAGTGAGTCTATATTACCATTGCTTTTCAAAACTCCACTTGTACGTTGGATCCAATAAAGCATCACTCGTTTCTGAACAATCAGAAG GTGAAATTGATGAGCAACATAGAGAAGGGGGTAAACAAGTGTTTAGGTACACACCAAAGTGTCCAGAAGTAGTTGAATACCTGAAGCACAACCAGGAACAGTTTGACAAATTTGAGAAGGTTCTGGAAGGAATGGCTGATGTCAAATGTGAATTTAAGGATCAGAAACTGTGTGGGATTATTGTGACACCAAAAGAAGACCAG AAGTCACAGAGTGAAGTTGAAAAAAAGTATAATGTTGCACTTGATTCCTTCTTTGCTCAATTTACCATGCTTGAAGCTCACTTTGATGAAACTAAGCTTGCTGATTTAAGAAAACGAAACAACTGGAAAGcaaaagataaatatgttacctTGAAATCAAGTGGAGAGAATATCAAAGTACTTTTACG atgGATACCTCCTATTGTGCAGATCATTGGCTCTGTTGAGAATGTTGAAAATGCAAGACAGATACTGGTTAATTTGACACATGCAGAGAGCCAGGTTATGTCTTTAAAAGAAAGAATCTTTAG GGCTGTTGTTGAAACTGGTTGCTTGGAggaaatgaaacaaatatatccaCATCTCTCTATAACACCGGAGTATGATTCTCATCAACTTAAACTGTTTGGAACCCAAGAAGACATCAGTGCTGGCAAAATGCAAATCTATCAATTTGCACAG AATATAGAAGAGGATGTTTTGAAGAAGCTCGGAAAACATCAGAGGCAATATTTGCTTATGCAGCTTCAGCATGAATCTACAAATACAAACAGCATTAATATTCGAGCTTTGGTGCAAGCTAAATTtcaagaaaagaaaattaaag CTTCAATAAGCCTGAAGAATAATGATGAAGTGGTTTTGAGTTACTTTCACGAAAACGAGCACAAGAATGCGATATCTACTTTGGAAACCTTGATATCTTCAAGATCAGTAAAACTAACTGACCGTGAAATGGATGCTATCAATACTAAAGAGTGGAAGAGAATGGAAGAAAATATTTGTGCAACTGGCTCAAGATCTATATTCATGGAC GATAAACACGTTATAATTGCTGGTGTGGCGTCCACCCTGGATGAAGCCAGGACAGAGTTGATGAACTGCATTGATGAGAATTGTGTTCGAGAGGTTGAGATCAAATCTACGAAGTTGAGACTTCGAGTTTTCATGGAGTTTGATGATATTGTGAAGCAGCAATTACAAGGCATCAAGTATAATGTAACTACACTGGATGATGGATCTATGAATGGAGTTCATATTGAGGGCAATAAAGCACAAGTAGAAAAAG CGGATCCTCTTGTCCGTGATCGTTTAAAAGGTTATGTGCAAATGTCACCATTGGTTTTAAGAGATCCAGGAATTCCTGAATACTTCAAAACTACCAAGGCTAAGAAGTTTGTGGAACAGACAGAGAGAGATACCAAGTGTTGCATTGTTCTTAATGCTAGTGAAGATGAAGTTTCAAAGAAGGTTGCAGCAACACCAGTCGTG ATTCCTACATCTGCCAAACCTAAAGCATGTGTGCAACTTCCAAAATCTAATGTTAATATTAGAGTGTTTAAAGCTGACATCACAGAACATAAGTGCGGAGCTTTTATAAATGCCTCCAACGATATGCTAGAGTTGCGAGAGGGTGGTGTGTCCGGAAATATTCTTCATAAAG GTGGTGCAAGCATCAAAGGTGAGCTTGATAAACTGAGACAACAGAATATAGGAATGTTCCTTCCTGGTGATGTCAGATCAACAACTTCTGGAAGTCTTAGGAACTGCAAGAGGATTATTCATGTCGTTGGCCCAga CTGGAAAAAGTCATCGCATTCGAATAACTGCAACTATTTGAAAGCATGCGTTCATGGTGCTTTAGTGGAAGCAGATAAGCACAAGCTTGCATCAGTAGCAATACCAGCTGTCAGTTGTGGGATTTATGGTGGAGTGCCTAGTGTTTGCATTCGCTTGATTGTTGAAACAATACAACAATATTTCACCGGAAATAAGTCCAAAGTTACCATG gttGATCTGATTGAGAACTCTAAGGATGACGTGATCAACTGTTTCATGGAGGAAGTAAAGAAATATCCAGCAAGTAATACAGATCAACAGGAAGAGCAGTCTTACACACAAGCTGCACCTCATTCTTCAAAGTCATCaaagaaaaaa AAGGCACAGTCAGCACATTCGGATAACACAAGGATTGGAAGTCTAAATGTTGAATTATGCAACGGGGATATAACACAGGATTCATCAGATGTAATTGTCAACAGTACAAACTCAAACTTTGATCTTAGAAATG GTAAAGTGTCTCCTCAAATTTTGAAGAAAGGAGGAAATGTGATTAGTCAACAGTGTACCCAGAATAATCACCCATTGAATAAGCCTAATATGAGAATAACAGATGGTGGAAAGTTGAAGTGTAAACAAATCATTCATGTGGTGGTACCTGTTAATCAGATGCAGATTGAACAGGTGGTGTCACTGATACTTGAAACTGTGGATGCACTACACAAGTCAGTTGTTGCTCTTCCAGCTATTGGGACAG gaaatttaaacatatctCCATCAAAAGTTGCGCAATACATTCGTACCGGGATAGTATATTACACTGCCAACCACAATCCCTCCCACCTGAAAACTGTTAAGGTGGTTGTCTTCCAGCAAAACATGATGCAGGATTTCCACACAGAGCTGTTTAGGCCATGGTCACCAACTCAAGGGACAAATGCATCAACAAGTGAAGAACCGGGTATTTTGCAAAAAG GTGTAAACTACATGAAGTCTATGTTGTATGGAGGCTCCAGCAAAGAAAGTTCTGTTGACTTGGAAGAGTTTGGTAACTCAGTTTCCATCACATTTTGTGCAACTGAAAAGTCCAATGTTAATGAG gcACAGCAGGCAATAACAGCTCATGTACAAGAAGTAACGGATGTTTGCTTTattgatgatgatgtcattggtAAGTTGGGTGAAGAGGAACGGAAAGAAATAAAAGACTTGGAGAAGAACTTGAATGTAAAAATCACCAACTCAAGCACTAA ACACTTAAAGAGACTCGTGATAAAAGGGTTGCATGAGAAGACCCTACAAGCCAAGATAGAATGCATGGGTATAATAAGAGAGTTTCAGGAGGCAGAAAATGTCTCACAATATGTTACATGGGAGTATGTTGGTCAAAACAAAGGCATGGTTGGGTTTTCCAAGAAAGCAAATTTGCAAttagaaaatacttttaaa ACTGATTCCTCAAGCAAATGTACAGTATCACTTGGAAAAGGAAAACAGATGACGGTTACTTTTAAAGATATGACAGGGAAATTTATAAATTCTGGACACACAACTGAGATTATGAGGCGGAATAAGTCGGAAGAAA GTTTACCTTCTCATTGGTCACCAATGGGAGACAAGCATTTAGATAAAGTATTGGTGCCGGTAAACACTTCGGAGTACCAGAGAGTGATGACACAATATGGAGCAGGGGGAAAGTTTCATAACACTGTTATTTCT CTTGAAAGAATACAACACACTTCCCAATACAAGCAATTTGTTGCTAAAAAACAAGAGGTTACAAACAAAATGACAGCTTCTGGAATTATAAACCAACAACCTGCAGTTCGTGAGCTGTACCATGGAACTTCAGCAGACGTAGCAAGCAAAATCTTTACACAAGGTTTCGACAGAGGATTCGCTGGAAGTGCAAATG cacATGCATATGGAAAGGGAGTCTACTTTGCTTTGAACGGCCAATACTCGCATGGATATGCCAGACCAGATGCAAATCAGCACAGGAGAATGTTTCTTGCAGATGTGGTGACTGGGGAATATTGTGTTGGAACCAGCAACCTTATTACCCCTCCTGTTAAACCGAATTCTTCAAGCAAAGCCGATCTTTACGACAGTGTTGTTAACAGCTTAAACACGCCTTCTATATATGTGGTTTTTAAAGACGCAAGTGCATATCCCAAATACTTGCTCACGTACACATAA
- the LOC778744 gene encoding uncharacterized protein LOC778744 (The sequence of the model RefSeq protein was modified relative to this genomic sequence to represent the inferred CDS: added 262 bases not found in genome assembly) yields MIDQFNKDQKLYCGQRANKPNLLVFICKKEDLEKFVHAYKDFKQICEKYEGSMKLVSRSNSLPNQTSAGNAPTLKLKTTDAQSDSSGSKKKNKNAATTKQNADHYEDEACNANAPTLKLNKAPKKTDAKSDSSESKKKNGNDTTTKQNADHYEYEASIVAGRTSVENGHENYGTTGNNSENTRSMISSGEFKEDNEPKRNGGDNIEVNQEKHSNSDLTPKKDGSTKTNQEKDNNTETNQVEVGNTELNQEEVGNTKVNQEKHGNTKTNQEKDGNTETNQEKHSNSDLTPKKNGNTESNQEKVGSTDLNIDIVDGGKSNLNKKVVKPQLPATVDENLKNDDFALQSTDVLMTLNEYEVGVVTFWESCQQLPSLWSKHDVQLLSSKNGNQTIKISSKNAIEFMQEFQSLYNDAKLKMQHKFVQVSKESKKIKKQLKLLNDTCKLAHCAFYYDAPNLMVVMGSDIAMLDHCHSQLQSQKYTNANPTQSLGTQVSSDSQVPIVYPSHSGKTIQRGDSKDTTKSYEPNNYSDCSSNDTSNPKPVVVQQNKESKVEPTQHKQQNATELPSNISVHRAVEKEYTDTITVDKDVYSYIQLSKANRVKQIWERHQIKIKTTKVGQDNLSIELTSKYDERIVQAIDEFQRLYQDTMDHIQQANIECEFDSLDDIEKAVNVVRANNKDVLVCQSSDNNHRVIMLSEDKEALKASKRVFQDCLNSISDKPTQLPKQPSLASRDNYIEVFKFVTKGGISVSVGNGNIALQDVDAIVNAANKYIENGAGVTGAIFRQGGWEFEQVCQKAMKRRHRPLAVGEVVSVKAAGRLQCKKVLHLVGPQWYKYSNKQEAYQLLESGLLSVLEESDCCGVFTLALPPVATVVYGTPLNAFVQAMNTALTCFETSYPRSTRVLNYIRILSIDQSTVSILATMFSSSVKKDRSSSVDPSSHHHHTSAQPLGGNDEDIDGGEVPMEIDDVYDGHSSYKYQSNAQQSQQSTSQVTEKKSYAAAAKSSSHDTRAVSNIYENKVQLKQQTDEWKMTAEIFPQTASTEYMYHLHISIPSLHYQDMYRKTAYIPNVEGAREVIKRIGKLVKAKKLFQLKYSADPVCSCKLKSLAFNMFDIKENYMENLQNELLELEKKEYQKPTEKDSEKGKNGKKEQENGKGKESNTEEDEKEQCAICLDDINGSKIKTLPCKHKFHETCVNQALKVNNLCPICKQAVGKVKGNQPNGTMRDRIDHNTHLPGYERYGAIVIDYNFPSGIQGREHPNPGVRYTGTSRTAYLPDNREGREVLRLLKKAFDARLIFTIGRSVTTGMENQVTWNDIHHKTNPYGGATGFGYPDPDYLNRVKDELKAKGIQ; encoded by the exons ATGATTGATCAGTTTAATAAAGATCAAAAACTTTATTGTGGTCAGCGGGCAAATAAACCTAATCTTTTggtgtttatttgtaaaaaagaaGATTTGGAGAAATTTGTGCATGCATACAAAGACTTCAAACAGATATGTGAGAAATATGAAg GTTCAATGAAGCTTGTTTCAAGGTCGAATTCCCTACCAAACCAAACTTCCGCAG GAAATGCTCCAACACTAAAGCTAAAGACTACTGATGCTCAATCGGATTCCTCTGGAAGtaagaaaaagaataaaaatgctgcaacaacaaaacagaatGCTGATCATTATGAAGATGAAGCCTGTAACg CAAATGCTCCAACACTAAAGCTTAACAAAGCACCAAAGAAAACTGATGCTAAATCTGATTCTTCTGAAAGTAAGAAAAAGAATGGAAAtgatacaacaacaaaacagaatGCTGATCATTATGAATATGAAGCCTCTATTG ttGCAGGGAGAACAAGTGTCGAAAATGGTCATGAAAACTATGGCACGACTGGCAATAACAGTGAAAATACAAGAAGCATGATTTCCTCTGGAGAATTTAAAGAAGACAATGAACCAAAAAGAAATGGTGGTGACAACATTGAagtaaaccaagaaaaacACAGCAACTCAGATTTAACCCCCAAAAAGGATGGCAGCACTAAAACAAACCAAGAAAAGGACAACAACACTGAAACAAACCAAGTAGAAGTTGGCAACACTGAATTAAACCAAGAAGAAGTTGGCAACACTAAagtaaaccaagaaaaacATGGTAACACTAAAACAAACCAGGAGAAGGACGGCAACACTGAAACAAACCAAGAAAAACATAGCAACTCAGATTTAACCCCAAAAAAGAATGGCAACACTGAATCAAATCAAGAAAAAGTTGGCAGCACTGATTTGAATATAGATATAGTGGATGGAGGAAAATCAAACCtcaataaaaaagttgtgaAACCACAATTGCCAGCAACAGTagatgaaaatttaaaaaatgatgattTTGCATTGCAAAGTACAG ATGTGTTGATGACATTGAATGAATATGAAGTTGGAGTCGTAACTTTCTGGGAATCGTGTCAACAGTTGCCATCTCTTTG GTCAAAACATGATGTTCAGCTCCTTTCTTCCAAGAATGGAAATCAAACCATCAAAATATCCTCAAAGAATGCGATTGAATTCATGCAAGAATTTCAGTCTCTTTACAATGATGCAAAACTTAAAATGCAACATAAATTTGTGCAAGTTTCCAAAGAatcgaaaaaaataaagaaacagttGAAACTATTAAATGATACGTGCAAACTGGCGCACTGTGCATTTTATTACGATGCACCTAACTTAATGGTGGTCATGGGATCAGATATTGCAATGTTGGATCACTGTCACAGTCAACTACAAAGtcaaaaatacacaaatgCAAATCCAACTCAAAGTCTTGGCACCCAGGTTTCATCTGATAGCCAAG TTCCAATTGTCTATCCAAGTCATTCAGGTAAAACAATTCAAAGAGGCGATAGTAAAGATACAACAAAATCTTATGAACCCAACAACTATTCCGATTGTTCCAGTAATGATACTTCGAATCCAAAACCAGTTGTGgttcaacaaaacaaagaaagtaAAGTGGAGCCAAcacaacataaacaacaaaatgcaaCAGAACTGCCAAGCAATATAAGTGTGCATAGGGCTGTAGAGAAAGAGTATACCGATACCATCACTGTGGATAAAGATGTTTATAGCTACATTCAACTTTCAAAGGCCAACCGTGTTAAGCAGATAtg GGAGAGACATCAGATCAAgatcaaaacaacaaaagttggCCAAGATAATTTATCCATTGAGTTAACTTCTAAGTATGATGAAAGGATTGTCCAAGCAATTGATGAATTTCAAAGATTATACCAAGATACCATGGATCATATACAACAAGCGAACATAGAATGTGAATTTGATTCACTTGATGACATTGAAAAAGCAGTTAATGTTGTAAGAGCTAACAACAAAGATGTGTTGGTCTGTCAATCTTCTGATAACAACCATAGAGTTATTATGCTGTCAGAAGACAAGGAAGCTTTGAAAGCCAGTAAACGTGTTTTCCAAGATTGCTTGAATTCTATAAGTGACAAACCCACCCAACTACCTAAACAACCATCCTTAGCAAGTCGTGATAATTACATAGAGGTTTTCAAGTTCGTTACTAAAGGTGGCATCAGTGTATCTGTTGGTAATGGCAACATAGCACTTCAAGATGTAGATGCAATTGTCAATGCTGCCAATAAATACATTGAAAACGGTGCTGGAGTCACTGGAGCTATATTCAGGCAAGGGGGTTGGGAGTTTGAACAAGTGTGTCAGAAAGCAATGAAGCGTAGGCATCGACCGTTAGCTGTTGGAGAAGTGGTTTCTGTCAAGGCCGCCGGCCGCTTGCAATGTAAAAA GGTTTTGCACCTGGTTGGACCTCAGTGGTACAAATATTCTAACAAACAAGAAGCATATCAGTTACTTGAAAGTGGTTTATTATCAGTGTTAGAGGAATCTGATTGTTGTGGTGTATTCACACTTGCTCTTCCACCTGTAGCTACAG TTGTTTATGGAACTCCACTCAATGCCTTTG TGATGGTCACAGTAGTTATAAGTATCAGAGTAACGCGCAACAATCTCAGCAAAGCACCAGTCAAGtcactgaaaaaaaaa GTTATGCTGCAGCTGCCAAGTCTTCCTCACATGATACAAGAGCTGTGTCAAACATATAT GAAAATAAAGTTCAattgaaacaacaaacagaTGAATGGAAAATGACCGCTGAAATCTTTCCCCAAACTGCATCAACAGAGTACATGTATCATTTACACATCAGCATTCCATCTCTTCACTATCAG GACATGTACAGGAAAACAGCTTATATTCCCAATGTGGAAGGAGCTCGTGAAGTAATCAAAAGAATTGGAAAACTTGTAAAGGCGAAAAAGTTGTTTCAGCTTAAATATTCAGCAGACCCAGTGTGTAGCTGCAAGCTTAAAAGTTTAGCATTTAA CATGTTTGACATTAAAGAAAACTACATGGAGAATTTACAAAATGAATTGTTAGAGTTGGAAAAGAAGGAATATCAGAAACCAACAG aaaaaGATAGTGAAAAGGGAAAGAATGGTAAAAAAGAGCAAGAGAATGGGAAAGGTAAGGAGAGTAACACTGAAGAGGATGAAAAAGAACAGTGTGCCATTTGTTTGGATGATATTAATGGTTCAAAAATAAAGACACTTCCATGCAAACATAAATTTCATGAAACTTGTGTCAACCAAGCATTGAAG GTCAACAACCTTTGCCCAATATGTAAACAAGCTGTGGGGAAAGTAAAGGGCAACCAACCCAATGGAACAATGAGGGATCGTATTGACCATAACACCCATCTTCCTGGATATGAACGTTATGGTGCTATTGTGATTGATTACAATTTTCCAAGTGGAATACAAGGA CGCGAACATCCCAACCCTGGAGTACGATATACTGGTACAAGCAGGACAGCTTATCTGCCAGATAATAGAGAAGGAAGGGAAGTGTTGAGATTGCTGAAGAAAGCTTTTGATGCTCGTTTAATTTTCACAATTGGAAGATCAGTAACAACTGGAATGGAAAACCAAGTTACATGGAATGATATTCATCATAAAACTAATCCTTATGGTGGTGCAACTGG GTTTGGATATCCAGATCCTGATTATCTAAACAGAGTGAAAGATGAACTTAAAGCAAAAGGAATTCAATAA
- the rhysin2/deltex3-b gene encoding Rhysin2/Deltex3-b protein (The RefSeq protein has 6 substitutions compared to this genomic sequence), whose translation MFQDDKYVQSTLEKVHYLDDTQLKIISRFIPPLCGDRFLLSNVGKGTSLDTVELLLENCDKPNQRCPELIPCKIEGQYLTLYKEPTELYEIREITKEISRNKLEGCALKATLMQPTNALLVEGIPGDSSKENIETFFNNCANIEKDKVTTVDLCSVNTAVVSFADCQCAESLWEHCKRTTLQMSGCCLKISLYYHHLQSNHSETNNSSDHREKTFVEPQSSSAEGMSMKSVVSSVQNEGSYMITSGSDILNYLGFAKLNKNLRTEFSQRANIVLSVADDSVYIQYTMKDDEDPQSLLEDFDKFFSNFSSQLVSGNDAELSKLRSLFNWTEDEEKIKLKIDSTVMHVFIRSTTDGVQITGQMKQVDVVVKEFERLLNLKTVTLPICESYYKRLMKHEALNTLMVNNGKVEVACNSTDYSVTFTGSAKDVDQAELCFMRKFMCLEPIPVENQSVSVQVENLDFMKDCHVQTELNTVKSCETQTTPMVGETSSTETQTKNIEFMKNCHVQTELNTVQSCETQTTPMVGETSSTETQTEQWQEPALVRQNTGALPASNKETYQTIAEKFQVLGREVFLKENAESAVLQKYYVDRHLYDFFILTHNTEELWLA comes from the exons ATGTTTCAAGATGATAAAT ATGTCCAAAGCACGCTGGAAAAAGTTCATTATTTGGATGACACTCGATTGAAGATAGTTTCCAGGTTCATTCCTCCTTTATGTGGAGATAGATTTCTTCTTAGT AATGTTGGGAAAGGAACTTCTTTAGATACGGTTGAATTATTGCTTGAAAATTGTGACAAGCCCAATCAACGCTGCCCTGAACTAATCCCATGTAAAATTGAAGGACAGTATCTCGCTCTTTATAAAGAACCAACAG AACTGTATGAAATCAGGGAAATAACAAAAGAAATATCAAGAAATAAATTAGAGGGTTGTGCCTTGAAG GCTACACTTATGCAACCAACAAATGCTTTATTAGTGGAAGGCATTCCTGGTGATTCTTCCAAGGAAAATATTGAAACCTTCTTCAACAACTGTGCTAATATAGAAAAAGATAAAGTTACAACAGTTGACTTGTGTTCTGTAAACACTGCTGTTGTCAGCTTTGCAGATTGCCAAT GTGCTGAGAGTTTATGGGAACATTGCAAACGCACAACTTTACAAATGAATAGATGTTGCTTGAAAATATCACTCTACTATCATCATCTGCAATCAAATCATTCTGAAACTAATAATTCTTCTGATCATCGTGAGAAAACTTTTGTAGAACCTCAATCTTCAAGTGCTGAAGGCATGTCCATGAAATCTGTAGTTAGTTCTGTGCAAAATGAAG GTAGCTACATGATTACCAGTGGTTCAGATATTCTGAATTATCTTGGATTTGCCAAATTAAATAAGAACCTAAGAACAGAATTTTCTCAAAGAGCAAACATTGTTTTGTCAGTTGCTGATGATTCTGTTTACATTCAATACACTATGAAGGAT GATGAGGACCCACAAAGTTTGTTGGAAGATTTTGACAAATTCTTTTCTAATTTTTCATCACAATTAGTGAGTGGCAATGACGCTGAGTTGTCCAAACTTCGTTCTTTATTTAACTGGACAGAAGatgaagaaaaaataaaacttaaaattgatTCAACCGTGATGCATGTTTTTATTCG GTCGACTACTGATGGTGTTCAGATAACTGGACAAATGAAACAAGTTGATGTAGTTGTAAAAGAGTTTGAACGAttgttgaatttaaaaacagtgacTCTTCCAATTTGTGAATCTTACTACAA AAGGCTAATGAAGCATGAAGCATTAAATACTTTGATGGTAAATAATGGAAAGGTTGAAGTGGCGTGTAATTCAACCGATTATTCAGTGACATTTACTGGATCTGCAAAGGATGTAGATCAAGCTGAATTATGTTTCATGAGGAAATTTATG TGTTTGGAACCGATCCCAGTTGAAAATCAATCTGTCTCTGTTCAAGTTGAAAATTTAG ATTTCATGAAAGACTGCCATGTACAAACTGAGTTAAACACAGTCCAGAGTTGTGAGACACAAACAACACCAATGGTGGGAGAAACGTCAAGTACTGAAACTCAAACCAAAAACATTg AGTTCATGAAAAACTGTCATGTACAAACCGAGTTAAACACAGTCCAGAGTTGTGAGACACAAACAACACCGATGGTGGGAGAAACGTCAAGTACTGAAACTCAAACAGAACAATGGCAAGAGCCTGCCTTGGTCAGACAAAATACTG GTGCACTTCCTGCAAGTAATAAAGAAACCTACCAGACAATCGCTGAAAAGTTTCAAGTTCTAG GTCGGGAAGTGTTTTTGAAGGAGAATGCAGAATCTGCAGTCCTTCAGAAATATTATGTGGACCGTCATCTTtatgattttttcattttaactcACAATACGGAGGAACTTTGGTTAGCATAA